A window of Pomacea canaliculata isolate SZHN2017 linkage group LG3, ASM307304v1, whole genome shotgun sequence contains these coding sequences:
- the LOC112559128 gene encoding ran GTPase-activating protein 1-like — MAEASIDEVTERLAQTKVEAQDKVSFTGKGLNVDNGEAQTQVALQNEISFKGKGLKLDKAEDAKCIIEEILKCSHMTALRMEGNTLGVEAAEAIASALGKHSEFERAYWSDMFTGRLKTEIPPALKHLGTAIISANCHLTVLDLSDNAFGPRGVEGLVDLLQSSSCFSLRELLLNNNGLGIGGGKMLSECLLECHRKSVAAGQPLALRVFVSGRNRLENDGAKALAAAFKTIGTLEELCMPQNGINPPGISALVDAISVNTNLRVLNLNDNTFTATGAKEMAKVLPKLQNLEVVNFGDCLVRTEGAKALAVALKDSHSKLKELILSGNEIKQPGALSVAECVSNKDNLKLVDLNANQLGDEGVELVRDSMEAVGKLNALASFSDDEGCSEDEEGDEPPEEDTEGEVNEDPELQVKGKAITPSKQVSAEDFLSFPSPSKLQQLGFDKVEAMKKAIGTDINDPNRLVETVIKVSLIVSEDDAKTMKAACECADGLLKHAFDNIENAASVIPNAFLVFLGLLKSEDKKYKAPSSITGPLLVLSHIVKQTYFPKSARDTFQFFFSRPHPQLEKSSTARHKILESLYAF, encoded by the exons atggcagAGGCGAGTATTGATGAAGTTACAGAACGTTTGGCACAGACTAAAGTTGAGGCCCAAGATAAAGTTAGCTTTACAGGAAAAGGTCTGAACGTCGATAATGGAGAGGCGCAGACTCAAGTTGCACTCCAAAATGAAATTAGCTTCAAAGGAAAAGGTCTGAAGCTTGACAAGGCAGAGGACG CGAAATGCATAATAGAAGAAATCTTGAAATGCTCACACATGACTGCATTGCGCATGGAGGGTAACACACTTGGTGTAGAAGCAGCTGAAGCTATTGCAAGTGCCCTGGGCAAGCATTCAGAATTTGAG AGGGCTTATTGGAGTGATATGTTTACTGGGCGCTTGAAGACAGAAATTCCTCCTGCTTTG AAACACCTTGGCACAGCCATTATATCTGCAAACTGTCATTTGACAGTGCTGGACTTGAGTGACAATGCTTTTGGTCCACGAGGTGTAGAGGGGCTTGTAGATCTCCTTCAGAGTTCTAGCTGCTTCAGTCTTCGTGAACTGCTACTCAACAATAATGGTTTGGGCATTGGTGGTGGAAAA ATGTTGTCTGAGTGTTTACTTGAGTGCCATAGAAAAAGCGTGGCTGCTGGTCAACCTCTTGCACTGCGCGTGTTTGTTTCTGGTCGCAACCGTCTGGAAAATGATGGGGCTAAAGCTTTAGCTGCTGCCTTCAAG accaTTGGTACACTGGAAGAACTGTGCATGCCTCAGAATGGAATCAACCCTCCTGGTATATCTGCACTTGTGGATGCCATATCTGTCAACACCAATCTTCGTGTTCTCAACTTAAATGACAACACATTTACTGCAACAGGAGCAAAAGAAATGGCAAAG GTTTTGCCTAAACTGCAGAATCTAGAGGTTGTAAACTTTGGCGACTGCCTTGTAAGAACAGAGGGTGCCAAAGCTCTGGCAGTTGCTTTGAAGGACAGCCACAGTAAATTGAAG GAACTTATTTTAAGTGGCAATGAGATCAAGCAACCTGGTGCATTGTCCGTTGCAGAATGTGTATCAAACAAGGACAACCTGAAACTTGTGGATTTGAATG cTAACCAGTTAGGAGATGAAGGAGTTGAGCTGGTACGGGACTCGATGGAAGCTGTGGGCAAACTGAATGCACTTGCTTCGTTTAG TGATGATGAAGGATGTTCAGAAGATGAAGAGGGAGATGAG CCACCTGAAGAAGATACCGAAGGGGAAGTGAATGAGGATCCTGAATTGCAAGTAAAAGGCAAAGCCATCACACCATCAAaacag gTATCTGCTGAAGATTTCCTGTCTTTTCCATCTCCATCGAAGCTGCAGCAACTTGGGTTTGACAAAGTAGAAGCAATGAAAAAAGCCATTGGT ACAGACATAAATGATCCCAACCGGTTAGTGGAGACAGTTATCAAG GTGTCTCTCATAGTGAGTGAAGACGATGCCAAAACCATGAAAGCAGCTTGTGAATGTGCAG ATGGCTTGCTAAAGCATGCATTTGACAATATTGAAAATGCTGCTTCCGTCATACCAAATGCATTTTTGGTCTTCCTTGGCCTGTTGAAG AGTGAGGACAAGAAGTACAAGGCCCCCAGTAGTATTACTGGTCCATTGCTCGTTTTAAGCCACATTGTTAAACAAACTTACTTCCCTAAAAGTGCCCGTGACACCTTCCAGTTCTTTTTCAGCAG ACCTCATCCTCAGCTGGAGAAGTCTTCAACAGCCAGACACAAAATCCTGGAGTCTCTTTATGCATTTTAG